In Mugil cephalus isolate CIBA_MC_2020 chromosome 20, CIBA_Mcephalus_1.1, whole genome shotgun sequence, the following are encoded in one genomic region:
- the glis2b gene encoding zinc finger protein GLIS2b produces the protein MLSLDEPLDLKLPRRANGRERGALSPPLSPMHAKRARQLHMADDGTAVLEPASPASPHTGVQVVPHDRTDTPTPPAVDLSMSPSSRHTPSSPEMTNGNYVPSGAFQFFVPIGAGTGLHLPSSMFIGHTSDKRASPDLSADEQLACRWKKCHLLFDSLQDLVDHVNDFHVKPEKDSGYCCHWEGCARKGRGFNARYKMLIHIRTHTNEKPHRCPTCNKSFSRLENLKIHNRSHTGEKPYICPYEGCNKRYSNSSDRFKHTRTHYVDKPYYCKMVGCLKRYTDPSSLRKHIKAHGHFVAQEQGSPGGVGSLLKGSQSGGLANGGGKDSELSYVSGAHIIIPGATAALLGGHALQGLGGALPLSPLSPRPLDLSTLGCPNSPPGSLGSTSILSFGGSPLGLAKSPLLSPAFPTSAVGLPMLPLLGATSDRRAQSHQAKKGRGEETENEGTGGVLNLSTGGSHDPLSWVVIPPGTVVLKPAVVN, from the exons ATGCTGTCCTTAGACGAGCCCCTAGACCTGAAGCTCCCTCGGAGAGCCAACGGGAGGGAAAGAGGGGCGCTGTCCCCTCCCCTCTCACCGATGCACGCCAAACGTGCTCGCCAACTCCACATGGCGGATGATGGGACAGCGGTCCTAGAGCCGGCCTCACCAGCATCTCCACACACAG GCGTGCAGGTGGTCCCTCATGATCGAAcggacacccccaccccacctgcAGTGGACCTGAGCATGTCTCCCTCCTCCCGCCATACCCCCAGTTCTCCAGAAATGACCAACGGCAACTACGTCCCCTCGGGG GCCTTTCAGTTCTTTGTGCCAATCGGGGCTGGGACAGGACTTCACCTGCCATCCTCCATGTTCATTGGCCATACTAGCGACAAGAGAGCCTCTCCCGACCTTTCAGCAGATGAACAACTGGCCTGCCGCTGGAAGAAG TGCCATCTGCTCTTTGACTCCCTACAAGACCTGGTGGACCATGTCAATGACTTCCACGTCAAACCTGAAAAGGACTCTGGGTACTGTTGTCACTGGGAGGGCTGCGCTCGCAAAGGGAGGGGGTTTAATGCTAG gtACAAAATGCTCATCCACATTCGCACCCACACTAACGAGAAACCCCACCGCTGTCCCACCTGCAACAAGAGCTTCTCACGCCTGGAGAACCTGAAGATACACAACCGGTCACACACAG GTGAAAAGCCCTACATTTGTCCTTACGAGGGTTGCAACAAGCGCTATTCCAACTCCAGCGACCGCTTCAAACATACGCGCACACACTACGTGGACAAGCCCTACTACTGCAAGATGGTGGGATGCTTGAAGCGCTACACCGACCCCAGCTCTCTCCGCAAGCACATCAAAGCCCATGGCCACTTTGTCGCTCAGGAGCAGGGCTCCCCAGGTGGGGTGGGGTCCTTGCTTAAAGGAAGTCAGAGTGGAGGGCTTGCGAATGGCGGAGGGAAGGATTCTGAATTGTCCTACGTGAGCGGAGCCCACATCATCATCCCAGGGGCGACGGCTGCTCTCCTGGGAGGCCACGCTCTGCAGGGTCTCGGCGGCGCCCTGCCGCTGTCCCCCCTCAGTCCTCGGCCCCTGGACCTCAGCACCTTGGGTTGCCCCAACTCTCCGCCAGGCAGCTTGGGAAGCACGTCCATCCTGTCCTTCGGCGGCTCCCCGCTGGGGCTGGCCAAGTCCCCTCTGCTTTCCCCCGCGTTCCCTACCTCGGCCGTGGGCCTGCCGATGCTGCCTCTGCTGGGGGCCACATCCGACCGTAGGGCCCAGAGCCACCAGGCGAAGAAGGGCAGGGGAGAGGAGACCGAGAATGAGGGGACTGGGGGGGTCTTGAACCTCTCCACGGGAGGGTCTCATGATCCCCTGTCCTGGGTGGTCATACCCCCAGGCACTGTGGTGCTCAAGCCAGCTGTGGTCAATTGA
- the pam16 gene encoding mitochondrial import inner membrane translocase subunit tim16, which yields MAKYLAQIIVMGAQVVGRAFARALQQEYAASQAAARARGRAGQQSAAASSITGMSLQEAQQILNISTLTPEEIQKNYEHLFKVNDKSVGGSFYLQSKVVRAKERLDEELSIQTEQSQQKQQSQQNTET from the exons ATG GCTAAATATCTGGCTCAGATCATAGTGATGGGAGCGCAGGTGGTGGGACGTGCGTTTGCTCGCGCTTTACAACAAGAATATGCAG CCAGTCAAGCGGCGGCGCGAGCCAGAGGCCGTGCGGGTCAGCAGTCAGCCGCGGCCTCGAGCATCACGGGAATGAGCCTGCAGGAGGCCCAGCAAATCCTCAACATCTCCACGCTCACCCCTGAGGAGATTCAGAAG AACTACGAGCACCTTTTTAAAGTCAATGACAAGTCGGTGGGCGGCTCATTTTACCTTCAATCAAAA GTGGTGCGGGCTAAGGAGCGTCTGGACGAAGAGCTGAGTATTCAGACGGAACAGAGTCAACAAAAGCAGCAGTCGCAGCAGAACACGGAAACATGA